CTGCTCATTAAAATCACTCCAATTAAATTTTAATATAAATTTAACACTAACTAAAAAGAACGTCCAGTTATTCACCAGACGTTCTCGCTTAAAATTAAGCTTTATCAGTTGGTTTAGTTACAAATAAAGCCAAATCTTGTAATTGTCGTTCAGAAACTTCAGCTGGCGCATTGGTCATTGGTTCGGAAGCCTTGGAATTCTTTGGGAACGCAATCACTTCACGAATGTTATCGTTGCCGGACAGCAACATTGCAAATCGGTCTAAGCCGATTGCTAAGCCGCCATGCGGTGGAAAGCCCATGTCTAAAGCATCTAACAAGAAGCCAAATTGCGCTTGTGCCCGTTCTGGCGTGAAGTTTAATGCTTTGAACATCTTTTCTTGCAAGTCGCGGGTATGAATCCGGATTGAGCCGCCCCCTAATTCATAACCATTTAAGACGATATCATAAGATTGTGCATGCGCTTGATGAGGATCTTCACCCTCATTTAAATAATGCACATCTTCTTCATTCGGCATTGTGAAAGGATGATGCGCAGAGACCCAGCGTTCAATCCCTTCATCATATTCGAATAATGGCCAGTCAACGACCCAAAGGTAGGCATATTTGCTATCATCAATCAGCCCTTGTTCTTTGGCAATTGCTTTCCGCAAGTAACCTAAGGTATCAGAAACGACCTTAAAGCTGTCTGCGGCAAATAAGAGTAAATCACCAGGCTTAGCATCTGCCGCCGTTGTAATTGCCTCAAAATCATCTTTAAAGAACTTGGCAACGGGACCGCTGAAGCTATCATCGGTGACTTTCATCCAGGCCAAGCCCTTAGCACCGAACCGTTCGACATAACTCGTGTAAGCATCAATGGCTTTACGTGAATATTGGTCAGCACCACCAGGAACTGCAATCGCTTTGACACAACCGCCATTTTCAAGCGCGCCGGTAAAGACTTTAAACTCACTATTAGCGACTACTTTGGACATATCCTTTAATTCCATGCCAAAACGCACATCTGGCTTGTCAGAACCAAAGCGGTCCATTGCTGATTGCCAAGTAATCCGATCAAAAGGTGTTTTAATCTCGACCCCTTTGACGTCATGCATGACTTTTTTGATTAAGCCTTCTGTATAACTTTGAATTTCTTCCGCCGTTAAGAATGATGTTTCCATATCAATCTGGGTGAATTCTGGTTGCCGATCTCCCCGTAGATCTTCATCACGGAAACAACGCGCAATTTGATAGTACCGGTCGAAGCCAGCCCCCATCAATAATTGCTTAAATAACTGTGGTGATTGTGGTAACGCATAGAAATGACCTTGATAAACCCGTGACGGTACCAAGTAATCCCGCGCACCTTCAGGCGTTGATTTCGTCAAGAATGGCGTTTCAATGTCATAAAAGTCATTAGCATCAAAGTAACTGTGAACCGCACGCGTAATCCCATTACGAATCTTTAGGCCACGTTGCATTTCTGGCCGACGTAAGTCTAAATACCGATACTTCAACCGTAATTCATCAGATACATTGATGTCATCTTGAATATAAAATGGTGGCGTCTTAGCTTGGTTTAAAATCTTAGCCGTTTGAATTTCGACTTCCACTTTACCCGTCTTCATCCGTGGATTGATGGCAGCATCACTACGACTAACGACCTTACCTTGAACTTCAATCACGTATTCATTCCGTAATTGATCAGCAATCGCTAATGCATCCGTTGAAAATTCTTGGCTAAATACCAACTGAACGATGCCTTCACGATCTCGTAAATCAATAAAGATTAAGCCACCTAAATCCCGGCGTTTTTGTACCCAACCTTGTAACGTCACGGCTTGACCCAAAAATTCTTCGTTAACTAGACCAGCATAAGTTGTTCGTTTCATTAAAGTAGGACCTCCTTAATTATTGTGCAGTTAAAACTTGCTTCACATTGGCGTAAATGTCAGTCATGCTAACTTGAGTTTCAATCCCAGTCGCCATGGCTTTGACATTCACAACGCCAGCTTCAATTTCACTCTCACCGACGGTCATTGTATAACGTGCATGCAACCGATCAGCACTCTTAAATTGCGCTTTAGGCTTACGATCCAAGTAATCCCGTTCGGCGGTTAAGCCTGCCTCCCGGACCGCTTGTACCAACTTCAAGGTCGTGGCGCTAGCTGCATCACCAATACCAACGACATAGACGTCTAACCCATCATCAGTTGGGAAAGCACTCTGTTCAGCGTCCATCAATACTAATAGCCGTTCAACACCGAGACCAAAACCAACCCCGGACGTTTCTGGACCACCGAGTTCTTTGACTAACCCATTGTAGCGTCCCCCAGCACAGATTGTGGTGTAACCTTGACCCAACGCTTTTGACTTGGTCATGATTTCAAAAATAGTATGGTTATAATAATCCAACCCACGAACCATCGTGGCATCAATTTCAAACGGAATCGCTAGCGCAGTTAAAAACTGCTGAGCCTGGTCAAAGTGAGTCTTCGCTGTTGGGGTTAAGTAATCTAAAATCGATGGTGCGGCGGCAACAAACTTTTGATCTTCAGGGGCCTTACTATCGAGCACCCGCAATGGATTCTTGTGTAACCGAGCCTTAGAATCATCACTCAACTCTTCAAAATGAGGTTCCAAATAGTCAATCAACGCTTGTCGATAAGCATCACGTGTGGCCTGATCACCTAAAGTATTAATCACCAACTTCAAGTCATTCAAACCAAATTTTTTCAACAGATTAAAGCCCATGGCAATGACTTCGACATCTAAAGCTGCACTTTCACTCCCAAAAGCTTCCACCCCAAGTTGATGAAACTCACGAAGCCGACCAGATTGTGGCCGTTCATAACGATACATTGGTCCCATGTAATAAACCTTATAAGGCTTCAAAATTTGTGGCCCATATAATTTATTTTCAACAAAGGCCCGCACGACCCCGGCAGTTCCTTCTGGCCGTAAGGTAATGTGACGATCTCCTTTATCATGAAAATCATACATTTCCTTAGTCACAATATCTGAAGTGTCTCCCGCTGAACGTGAGAAAACTTCAAAATTTTCAAAAATTGGCGTCCGAATTTCTTTGAACTGGTAAGTCTTAAACACTTGTCGCGCTGTTGCTTCAACATATTGCCACTTTTCACTATCACCGGGCAAAATATCGGCTGTCCCTTTAGGCCGTTGATATCTCATTTTATTTTCCTCCTTCAGTAAATCGACAAAAAAAGCGCCCTTGATTGTTTATCCAAGGGCGCTTTTATGCGCGGTACCACCTTTATGAGCACTGACTGATAACGTCTGTTCAACACAGGCGGAACTTTACGTTCACCTCAAAAGTGTCTCCTCATTAGGATGCTTTCCGGAATTCTCAGCACTACCGGTCTCTGGTTAAAGCGTTGCCTGATGCTCTGGCTTTCTCTGCGGTCGATTTATTAACTTATGATTAAAGTTACACGAAATACTAGCAAAAGTCAACTATTGCCAGTAAAATTATCCGGAATAATCCGTTACAAGGGGTCCTTTTTTGGTATACTACTTTGGTACTAAAAAAAGCAGTCATTATTTAACTAGTTGGTGAAACTCATGCAAGTATTAAAACGCTTTTGGCGGCAAATTACCGTCACGCTAATTTTTATTGGTTTAGTCGCGGGCTTTACCTTTCTGCTCGCCACACACAATACCGCCGTTGTTAACATCGCCAACGTTAACATCCGGCAAGGACCTGGAATGAGTTATGCCATCACGGACGCAACCACCAAGGGCACAAAAGTTCACATTGTGCGGCGTAAAAACAACTGGCTGTACGTGCGCTATGCGGACCATAAATTTGGTTGGATTGCAAGTTGGCTCGTTAACGAAAACAACAGTCAACTCACCAGAACGACTAAGATTTCTGAGGCCACTATCGTGATTGATCCCGGCCATGGCGGCTCCGATTCCGGGGCCCTCTCCAGTAAAGGTAAAATGGAAAAGACCTATACGCTCCGTGTTGCTAAAGTCGTCGCAAAACGGTTACGCGCTGCGGGCGCTCACGTTGTCTTAACACGTGATACTGATAAATGGGTCAGTCTAACTAATCGGCCTGCCGTCGCCAATAAATTACACGCTGATGCGTTTATCAGCTTCCATTTTGACAGCACTGCCGAGAAGAATCAGGCCTCTGGCATTACCACTTACTACTATCACAAGTCGACGTCATTAGGGCTAGCCAATGCCCTAAGTAGCGATGTGGATGCGTTACCCATTAGAAATAAAGGGACTGAATTTGGTGATTTCTTAGTCATTCGGGATAATCAAGTTCCAGCTGTGTTAATGGAACTCGGTTATATCAATGATAAATCTGATTTTAAAACCATCAGTTCTAAGAAATACCCCAACGAAGTCGCCCACGCCGTTTACGCTGGTTTATCAACCTACTTTGCCAATCAATAAGCCCTACAGTAAAATCCCAGTTACCGCCGCATCTTTGCCGGTAACTGGGATTTTACTGTGTCACTGACCCTACTTAATCCGAGGTAATAAAGCCGTCAACTGATCGACCTGCAGTTCTGGATGACTAGTCACGGTAATTAGATGATCGACATCAAATAAATACCCAGCTATCTTAGCGTTGTGCCCGGCGTCAATATCTAAATTGCGATCGCCAACCATCACTGCCTGCGACCGGTCTACTTGATGTTTCGTTAACAGATAGTTCAACGCAGCCGGGTCTGGCTTGCGTGGGAAAGGCTGGGCGGCCGTGACAAAATCAGTAAAATAAGTGGTCAAGTGAGCCCGCTGTAAATAGGTTAACGCACTCGTTCCACGATGTGTCATCAAATAATTATGACCACCAACTGCTTGCACCTTTGCTAAGACCTGCTCAGCACCAGCAAACGCGTTTGGGGCGACTTGTAAGGTTGGTTCAACTTGCTGATAACCGGCCCGAATCGCCTGCCAATCCCAGCCATAACGTTCAGCCAGCGTTCGTTCCGCCATACCAACCGAGTGTTGGCGCATCAGTTGATAGGTTTCATCAGCACTCACTTGCCCCCCTAGTACTCGCACAGCTTGCTGAAAAGCAGCTACCATTGCTGGATAAGTGTTCAATAAGGTCCCATCTAAATCCCAAATAAAATCATGCATCGTCTGTCAACTCCTTAACCTGTTTGTTGGTATTCACAAAAACGTGGGCCCCAATCGGTCATCACTCACCTTGGTCCCACGTTTAATCTTATTTATTTTCAGTATCGTAACAAATAGTCACTGGCCCATCGTTCACCAAAGCCACTTGCATATCAGCACCAAATTCACCAGTCGCCACTTTAAGCCCCGTTGCTGCTAGCTGTTCATTAAATGTATGATACAACTGATTAGCCCTAACTGGGGCACCGGCAGCGGTGAAACTAGGCCGATTGCCATGTTGGGTCTCCGCATAGAGGGTAAATTGTGAAATTGATAAAATAGCCCCACCAACTTGCTGGATATTCAAGTTCATTTTTCCTTGGTCATCACTAAAAACACGTAAGTTTAAAATCTTATGCGTTAAATAATCCAATTCTGGTTGACCATCGCCATCACGAAACCCGACGAGTAACACATAACCAGCTTGAATGGCCCCATGAACTTGACCAGCAATCGTTACTTGGGCTTTTTGAACCCGTTGTAAGACAACTCGCACGTCCAAAAACCTCCTAGAATAGCTTCCGTTCAACAACGTACACATCTTGAATATTCTTAAGACTCTCAATAATGCGTTGCAAATGCGCTAAGTTGCGAACACCTAACGAAACGCTAACAATCACCATCTTGTTATGGTCAACTTTCCCATTAACGTTCGTCAAAAACTTCGTATTATTGTTAACCACTTTGAGCACATCATTCAATAGTCCATTTCGGTTATAACCTTGAATTTCTAAATCAGAGTTATAGTTTGTCCGATCGCCTTCTGAATCTTCCCAAGCCACTTCAATCAACCGTTCACCCTGAGACTCAGCGTTCTTGACATTGGGACAGTCTACCCGGTGTACCGAGACACCACGACCTTTGGTGATATACCCCACGATTTCATCGCCAGGAATTGGCGAACAACAATGGCTCAATCGCACTAAGAGGTTGTCAACGCCTTGAATAATGACCCCACCAGATGATGACACTTTTTTGCGCTTGTCATCTTGTTTGTCCTTATCCTCATGCTGATCTTTAGCCTTTTTCTTAGGCGTCGCCTCATGATGTTCGGCCAGAATCTCTCGCTCACGTTCTCGCTGACGATCCGCTTCACGTTGTTTCCGTACATCACTCGTTAACCGATTAGCAATCCCTACCGGCTGAATATCCCCAAATCCTAAAGCTGCATACAAATCATCATCACTTGCATAATGCATCTTTTTAGCAACTGCTTCAACCTTTTCTTTGGTCATGACTGTTTTCGGGTTGAAATCAAAATCACGTAATTGTCGATCTAGCAAGTCACGACCAGTGCTGATATTTCCCTCACGATCCGCATTACGGAAAAACTGTTTGATTTTATTACGTGCCCGTCGCGTATAGACTAATTTTTGCCAATCCCGACTAGGCCCAGTTGAACTTGTGGACGTTAAAATATCAACAATGTCCCCATTTTTAATCTGATAATCCAACGGCACGATTTTACCATTGACTTTAGCACCAGTCGTATGGTTGCCAACTTCAGTATGAATGGAGTAAGCCATATCCAGCGGACCAGCACCTTTCGGCAATTCCGTGACATCACCTTTAGGGGTAAAAGCATAGACGCGGTCGCTAAATAAATCGCCTTTAACGCCTTCCATAAAGTCAGCCGCGTCTTTACTTTCATCTTGTAATTCGATAATTTCCTTAACTAAGTTTAATTTATTACCAGAACGCGTCGTCTGAACTTGATCATGCACGCCTTCTTTGTAGGCCCAGTGCGCTGCAACCCCATATTCAGCCACCCGATGCATCTCATAAGTACGGATTTGAATCTCTAATGGCTTACCTTCAGGACCAACAACGGTCGTGTGTAAGGATTGATACATATTAGCTTTAGGCATGGCAATATAGTCTTTAAATCGCCCGGGCATCGGCTTCCATTGCGTATGAATTGCCCCTAAAACAGCATAACAATCTTTAATCGAGTCAACCACGACCCGAATAGCCAGCAAATCATAGAGTTGACTAAACTGCTTATGCTTATCACGCATTTTTTTGTAGATAGAATAAATGTGTTTCGGTCGCCCATAGATTTCAGCATCCGGTAAGTTAAGATCACGCAAAGCTTGATGAATGTCTTGGATGGCAATTTCGATATACTTTTCCCGATCTTCACGTCGCGAATTCATCAAATGCACAATCCGATAGTATTGCTGTGGATTTAAATAGTGAAGTGAAATATCTTCTAGTTCCCATTTAATCGTGCTAATCCCTAATCGGTCTGCAATTGGCGCATAAATTTCCAACGTTTCATTGGCAATCCGGCGTTGCTTATCCGGCCGCAAATGCTGTAAGGTTCGCATATTATGTAACCGATCCGCTAACTTCACAATCATCACGCGAATGTCCTTTGACATTGCTAACAACAATTTACGATGATTTTCAGCTAGTTGTTCCTTGTTGGATTTATAGCGAATCTTACCCAATTTCGTCACACCGTCGACAATGACGGCCACGTCTTTACCAAAGACTTCTTCAACATCACCCAAAGTGACGCCAGTATCTTCAACCACATCATGCAAAAAACCAGACGCTACTGTTTCCGGATCCATTTTAAGTTCCGCCAAAATACCAGCGACCTGAATAGGATGCATAATATAAGGTTCACCAGACTGTCGCGACTGATTTTTATGCACATACGTCGCAAAATCACAGGCCCGTTTGACCAACGCAACATGTTCCGCATTCATATATTTTTGAACCGCATCAAGCACATCTTGCGCAGTCCAGGTAGGTTGTTTAGACATTCTATCACCACGATTTCAAAAGATTCAAATTTTATAAAAAGACACGTTAGCTTGTCACCACGTGTCTTATCGCTCACTTATTACATTTATGGACTACCGTGGGCGACTCATACCGTAACCCAAATACGAAATCCCCAAGTCCACTAAAGCCAAGTAATAAACGTACGAGGGGAAAAATAAATATAGACCCAGCAAACAGAACACTGGTAATAGCCAGACTAGCCAACCGGTTCGAGCCGTTCGTCGAATCTGCCAACCAATAATGGCGGCAACCAAAAAATCAAAAACAAATAACAGCCATACGATTTGATGAAAACGGCTAACGCTTAATAACTTTAATAGCCATGGCAAGCCAACGCCAACGATAATCGCAACTAACCAATATTGACCACTAAATTCACGAAATTTTTCCGTCAAACTAATCCCTCGCTTACGATAAATTGCTTACTAATTATAATAATTTATTGTACACCATCAACTGGCAAATTACACTAATTCCTGCCAAAAAGAAACCGCACTAAGGAGGTACATTGGCGCCGTTTCAGCCCGCATTATTCGCGGACCTAATCCCGCCGCAACAACGCCCATCGTTGCCAAATCGGCCACTTCGGTCGTCGTTAACCCACCTTCAGGACCAAAAATAGCTAATAAACGCTGTTTAGCTTGTAATTTGGTCAACGTTTTTACTAACTGGCCCCGCTCACCGTGCTTCGCCGATTCTTCCCAGGCAACGACACCTGCATCATGCGGCACTTGAGCAACCAACGTCGTTAAGTTAGACTGATAGCTCACCGTTGGAACCACCGTCCGATGGGATTGTTCCGCTGCCGACTGTGCAATTTTTGCTAACCGTGCGAGTTTGCGTTCACGTTTATTAGGTGCCCATTTAGCCACAGCATATTGACTATCAAAGAAAACAAAGTTAGCTGCCCCTAGCTCAGTACCTCGTTGCACAATTTGTTCGGTTTTATCCCCCTTAGAAACCCCGCAAGCAATCGTCACATTAAGTGCCAGTTCCACTTGTGGCATGGTGACAGTCATAACCTCAACTTGAACTGTTTCAGCTGTAACCGTAGCGAGCTGCCCGATAACGACTTGCTGGCTAGGGGTCACGAATTCAGCTTGGTCACCTACTTGAGCCCGCATGACTTTAAGCCAATGATGGACTGGATCACCAGTTAAGGCAAACCGACTGCCAATTTGCGTCGCAATTGCCGTTGTCAAAAAATAACGTTGCATCGTCGTCATCCTCCACTAATCTGTCGCCGTTGGTAAATAGGCCACGATACTATGCCAATCACCCATTTGCGTATGTTGCTTAATTTGGAACCCAGCCGTCGTTAAGGCCGTTAAAACAACTTGGAACTTATCATCAATGATGCCAGAGGTGATAAAATAACCCCCACGTTTCAAGTTGGCCTTAGCTTGCGGCACTAAGGGGACAATAATTTCAGCCAAAATATTGGCGACAATAATATCTGCCTGGGTCTGAATGCCAGTCAATAAATCATTGGCAGCCACCTGAACATCCGCTGCAACTGGATTCAAGTCCAAGTTAGCCTGAGCCGCAGTGACTGCCACTTCATCTAAATCATAAGCTTCCACTTGACCCACACCCATCGCTTTAGCCGCAATGCTTAACACTCCTGACCCGGTCCCAACATCAATTAAGTGTTCGCCACCATTGATCACCGTTTCTAACGCTTGCAACGATAATTTAGTCGTGGGATGCGTCCCAGTCCCAAAAGCCATGCCAGGATCTAACTTTAAGACCAATTCACCTGGTTGCACCGGTTGATAGCTTTCCCAGCTGGGAACAATCGTTAAGTACCGCGTGACCCGGACCGGATGATAATACTTTTTCCAAGCAGTCGCCCAAGCCTCATCCGACAGATTCACCATACTGACCTCATTTGGTGCAGGATTTAAGCCGAATTTAGCAAGTTCGGCCACACGTTGTTTAATCGTGGGCAAAATTTCTGGTACAAACACAGTTTCAGGATAATATGCCGAAATCAACGCGCCACTAGTCACGTGCGGAATCGTATCTAAATCAATAATTTCACCATATCGATTAGGTTGCAAATTCTGATAGTCCAAGGCATCATCAATCTTAACGCCACTCGCACCTGCTTCCATCAAGATATTCGAAACAGCCTCGACAGCTTCATTTGAGGTACTTACGGTTACTTCTGTCCATTTCATAATATCGCCTCCATTAATTTTTAAGGGGTTGCCAGCCTGCATTGACCGTGTCAATATCTCGTTTACGCATTTGCGAAACAAACGGATTACCAGCAACATAGTAACGTAACGGGACGGTCGACCAATCACCCTTGTTGACAATTCCAATCCGGGCACTACTCGCAATCGTCTGGGGTCGCCGTTGCATTTTCAAACTCAGATTCAACGTCTGGGAACTCAGTGGTTGCCCATTTAACTCATGCTTCAACCCCAACGCTTGCATTAATTTACCCGGACCATTCGTTAAATTAGCCAATGGGACCGGCCGATTACGTTGCATCTGATCTAGGCCAGTTACTGGTTCAATTCCTCGAATCAGGACACTTTGTGGGGTCCCAACCGCTTGCGTCACAAAATTCAATAAGAATTGTGCCCGCATCTGATAAATGTAAATGGTTCCCGGTGCCAACCATAAGGCTTGATTACGAGGAGTACGATGGTTTTTAAAGGCATGCGCCCCAGCGTCCCGTTCGCCTAAATAAGCTTCAGTCTCAGTAATCCAAGCGGTCAGTGGACCAGCAACAGTTGTTAATTGTAATTGTTTACCTAAC
This genomic window from Lactobacillus sp. CBA3606 contains:
- the aspS gene encoding aspartate--tRNA ligase; this translates as MKRTTYAGLVNEEFLGQAVTLQGWVQKRRDLGGLIFIDLRDREGIVQLVFSQEFSTDALAIADQLRNEYVIEVQGKVVSRSDAAINPRMKTGKVEVEIQTAKILNQAKTPPFYIQDDINVSDELRLKYRYLDLRRPEMQRGLKIRNGITRAVHSYFDANDFYDIETPFLTKSTPEGARDYLVPSRVYQGHFYALPQSPQLFKQLLMGAGFDRYYQIARCFRDEDLRGDRQPEFTQIDMETSFLTAEEIQSYTEGLIKKVMHDVKGVEIKTPFDRITWQSAMDRFGSDKPDVRFGMELKDMSKVVANSEFKVFTGALENGGCVKAIAVPGGADQYSRKAIDAYTSYVERFGAKGLAWMKVTDDSFSGPVAKFFKDDFEAITTAADAKPGDLLLFAADSFKVVSDTLGYLRKAIAKEQGLIDDSKYAYLWVVDWPLFEYDEGIERWVSAHHPFTMPNEEDVHYLNEGEDPHQAHAQSYDIVLNGYELGGGSIRIHTRDLQEKMFKALNFTPERAQAQFGFLLDALDMGFPPHGGLAIGLDRFAMLLSGNDNIREVIAFPKNSKASEPMTNAPAEVSERQLQDLALFVTKPTDKA
- a CDS encoding HAD family hydrolase, yielding MHDFIWDLDGTLLNTYPAMVAAFQQAVRVLGGQVSADETYQLMRQHSVGMAERTLAERYGWDWQAIRAGYQQVEPTLQVAPNAFAGAEQVLAKVQAVGGHNYLMTHRGTSALTYLQRAHLTTYFTDFVTAAQPFPRKPDPAALNYLLTKHQVDRSQAVMVGDRNLDIDAGHNAKIAGYLFDVDHLITVTSHPELQVDQLTALLPRIK
- a CDS encoding bifunctional (p)ppGpp synthetase/guanosine-3',5'-bis(diphosphate) 3'-pyrophosphohydrolase is translated as MSKQPTWTAQDVLDAVQKYMNAEHVALVKRACDFATYVHKNQSRQSGEPYIMHPIQVAGILAELKMDPETVASGFLHDVVEDTGVTLGDVEEVFGKDVAVIVDGVTKLGKIRYKSNKEQLAENHRKLLLAMSKDIRVMIVKLADRLHNMRTLQHLRPDKQRRIANETLEIYAPIADRLGISTIKWELEDISLHYLNPQQYYRIVHLMNSRREDREKYIEIAIQDIHQALRDLNLPDAEIYGRPKHIYSIYKKMRDKHKQFSQLYDLLAIRVVVDSIKDCYAVLGAIHTQWKPMPGRFKDYIAMPKANMYQSLHTTVVGPEGKPLEIQIRTYEMHRVAEYGVAAHWAYKEGVHDQVQTTRSGNKLNLVKEIIELQDESKDAADFMEGVKGDLFSDRVYAFTPKGDVTELPKGAGPLDMAYSIHTEVGNHTTGAKVNGKIVPLDYQIKNGDIVDILTSTSSTGPSRDWQKLVYTRRARNKIKQFFRNADREGNISTGRDLLDRQLRDFDFNPKTVMTKEKVEAVAKKMHYASDDDLYAALGFGDIQPVGIANRLTSDVRKQREADRQREREREILAEHHEATPKKKAKDQHEDKDKQDDKRKKVSSSGGVIIQGVDNLLVRLSHCCSPIPGDEIVGYITKGRGVSVHRVDCPNVKNAESQGERLIEVAWEDSEGDRTNYNSDLEIQGYNRNGLLNDVLKVVNNNTKFLTNVNGKVDHNKMVIVSVSLGVRNLAHLQRIIESLKNIQDVYVVERKLF
- the hisS gene encoding histidine--tRNA ligase — its product is MRYQRPKGTADILPGDSEKWQYVEATARQVFKTYQFKEIRTPIFENFEVFSRSAGDTSDIVTKEMYDFHDKGDRHITLRPEGTAGVVRAFVENKLYGPQILKPYKVYYMGPMYRYERPQSGRLREFHQLGVEAFGSESAALDVEVIAMGFNLLKKFGLNDLKLVINTLGDQATRDAYRQALIDYLEPHFEELSDDSKARLHKNPLRVLDSKAPEDQKFVAAAPSILDYLTPTAKTHFDQAQQFLTALAIPFEIDATMVRGLDYYNHTIFEIMTKSKALGQGYTTICAGGRYNGLVKELGGPETSGVGFGLGVERLLVLMDAEQSAFPTDDGLDVYVVGIGDAASATTLKLVQAVREAGLTAERDYLDRKPKAQFKSADRLHARYTMTVGESEIEAGVVNVKAMATGIETQVSMTDIYANVKQVLTAQ
- the prmA gene encoding 50S ribosomal protein L11 methyltransferase, yielding MKWTEVTVSTSNEAVEAVSNILMEAGASGVKIDDALDYQNLQPNRYGEIIDLDTIPHVTSGALISAYYPETVFVPEILPTIKQRVAELAKFGLNPAPNEVSMVNLSDEAWATAWKKYYHPVRVTRYLTIVPSWESYQPVQPGELVLKLDPGMAFGTGTHPTTKLSLQALETVINGGEHLIDVGTGSGVLSIAAKAMGVGQVEAYDLDEVAVTAAQANLDLNPVAADVQVAANDLLTGIQTQADIIVANILAEIIVPLVPQAKANLKRGGYFITSGIIDDKFQVVLTALTTAGFQIKQHTQMGDWHSIVAYLPTATD
- a CDS encoding DNA-3-methyladenine glycosylase; the encoded protein is MTELTDFLTGRPTTTIAADLLGKQLQLTTVAGPLTAWITETEAYLGERDAGAHAFKNHRTPRNQALWLAPGTIYIYQMRAQFLLNFVTQAVGTPQSVLIRGIEPVTGLDQMQRNRPVPLANLTNGPGKLMQALGLKHELNGQPLSSQTLNLSLKMQRRPQTIASSARIGIVNKGDWSTVPLRYYVAGNPFVSQMRKRDIDTVNAGWQPLKN
- a CDS encoding 16S rRNA (uracil(1498)-N(3))-methyltransferase, with protein sequence MQRYFLTTAIATQIGSRFALTGDPVHHWLKVMRAQVGDQAEFVTPSQQVVIGQLATVTAETVQVEVMTVTMPQVELALNVTIACGVSKGDKTEQIVQRGTELGAANFVFFDSQYAVAKWAPNKRERKLARLAKIAQSAAEQSHRTVVPTVSYQSNLTTLVAQVPHDAGVVAWEESAKHGERGQLVKTLTKLQAKQRLLAIFGPEGGLTTTEVADLATMGVVAAGLGPRIMRAETAPMYLLSAVSFWQELV
- the dtd gene encoding D-aminoacyl-tRNA deacylase produces the protein MRVVLQRVQKAQVTIAGQVHGAIQAGYVLLVGFRDGDGQPELDYLTHKILNLRVFSDDQGKMNLNIQQVGGAILSISQFTLYAETQHGNRPSFTAAGAPVRANQLYHTFNEQLAATGLKVATGEFGADMQVALVNDGPVTICYDTENK
- a CDS encoding N-acetylmuramoyl-L-alanine amidase; protein product: MQVLKRFWRQITVTLIFIGLVAGFTFLLATHNTAVVNIANVNIRQGPGMSYAITDATTKGTKVHIVRRKNNWLYVRYADHKFGWIASWLVNENNSQLTRTTKISEATIVIDPGHGGSDSGALSSKGKMEKTYTLRVAKVVAKRLRAAGAHVVLTRDTDKWVSLTNRPAVANKLHADAFISFHFDSTAEKNQASGITTYYYHKSTSLGLANALSSDVDALPIRNKGTEFGDFLVIRDNQVPAVLMELGYINDKSDFKTISSKKYPNEVAHAVYAGLSTYFANQ